The genomic segment TCTATGTCTAATACGTAATGCTCTTTTGCGCCGTTGTACGGAATACCGACGTCCGCCGTTTCTAAGAATTCTTTTACGCAGTCCAGTTTTTTAATGTAAGGCGTGTTGTCGCAAATCAGGATTATCGGCTTTTGGTTTACGTAAACCATATATTCGCCGAACATTTTTTTGTGCGTTATTTCGCCTACGCCGCTTATTTGGTCTGCCACGTAATTTACAAAATCAATGTCGCTTGCCATTTTCGGGTCTCCTTGAAAAGAGGATGTTTTCGAAAGAAAAATACTATTTGTTTTGGGGGCAAAACAACTCCTATTGCGTGGATGTATTCTTGTAATTCGCGCAAATATTGAGGACGCCGCAACATCCTCGCTTAGATTATCTCTCTATAATTCTTATTGATTTAACGTCCACATAAACACGGCGTCCGTTTCTGTCAATCTCGCCGAAAATCTCGATACGGTCGTTTGCGCCTATCAACATTCCTTGCCAGACGTCGCTGTCGATTTCCAGCATAATTTCTCCGGTATTGTCGGCAAAGATATACCTTTCATGCCTTACATTGCGCAGAATATTTCCTTGCATAAATACCCAAGTATCGTCTCTGAGGGTTCTTGCGACAGATACGGGCGTTATCCTTTTTTCGCCGACAATATCCGTTTCGCTACCCCGCGGTCCAACAAATCCGCCTTGTCCATAAACAGGTAAAAAAGCAAGCGCTCCAAAATAAACAGCAAAAAATAAATAAATCTTTCTCATAAAATGCCTCCATAAAAAATAGTTAAGGTTATTGGTAATTATATAGTTTTATTGTTGTTTTATCTTTTTCATTCTCCTAACCGTACGGTCTCAACGTCAGCACTACCGTCAGCGATTGTCCGCCGAAGCCTGCGGGGAGCGGGGCGAAGGGCGCCGCCATTTGGACGGCTTGCATTGCTTGTCTGTCCATTATCGGTCTGCCTGAGGAATTTACC from the Chitinivibrionia bacterium genome contains:
- a CDS encoding TfoX/Sxy family protein: MASDIDFVNYVADQISGVGEITHKKMFGEYMVYVNQKPIILICDNTPYIKKLDCVKEFLETADVGIPYNGAKEHYVLDIDDSETAKSVAAALEKVVPIPKKKTKK
- a CDS encoding NirD/YgiW/YdeI family stress tolerance protein, translated to MRKIYLFFAVYFGALAFLPVYGQGGFVGPRGSETDIVGEKRITPVSVARTLRDDTWVFMQGNILRNVRHERYIFADNTGEIMLEIDSDVWQGMLIGANDRIEIFGEIDRNGRRVYVDVKSIRIIER